Genomic segment of Hydractinia symbiolongicarpus strain clone_291-10 chromosome 5, HSymV2.1, whole genome shotgun sequence:
ATTGTTTTATACCTGGAGTCCTCAGCTAAAATAAGTTAAGAAGCTTGGGATgtaattttggcaaaaaaatgacCTTTAttatatctatgcattgataaagtttaaatgcacatcccttaacaggtcaaAAATTGCAGATGACAAaaaatgtccaaatttgctattagttaaatatgacatcataatgtgaataatttaaaaacgaaaagaaaaaaataattaaaaagacttgttaaccaacttttaaaactctataatataattttaacatCATTTATACCTCGAGTTCCCTTCAAGTTTATAAATTTCCGGAAAGACTTATTTTTGTGTggtcaaaaaaatgcattttgtgTTGCAATATAATAAAATGTAATAGTACCTTGTAACAACattctttgtttttactgtACAAAAGGGATTTTGAAACTAAACTATATATATTTAACTTTTAGATATTTGAaccttttattcattcatctacttcattttttacttctacttattttttttagaaataatgtCCTTTTTGCCAAGGCGATCATCTCGTTCCCGACCCAATTCCAGAAGCACAACACCAAATCTTGAAATTGCTTCTCCtgttagaaaaagaaaagtgaaaaacCTGAAGACTTTATATGGGAAAATGAGTGGCAAAACCATTGAAGCCCTGTCTAAAATGACAGAAAGTgcaaacaaaaaagcaacagACAAGTCAAGCAGTAAACAGTTTGGTggtataaaaaatatgaaattatctGACTTTTCCTTAAATGAAGATGAAATAAACGTAACAAAATCGCCTGGGACTTCAAAGTCAATATATACAGGAGCTGGTATCAAATTAGATGCATTTGACTGCTTTCATCGAGTATTAAATGAATGCGTTTATGATTACACGTTCAGCATTGCAGATGCAGCGCTCATATTAAAACAGCTTACGCCtgacattattaaaaaaatagtacCGTTAATGTCTCAACAACAGTCACCAAGGAAAATTCCCCCAAAGCAAGAAGATAAAACTGAATATTATGAAGGCGCTATTGATTTAGAAGTAAGTGAAATAAACActgaaaataaagaacaatTGCATAGCAGTACAAAGTATTCTATGAAGCGACCAGATGCATCTAGACCTACTAGAATGTTGTCACCAGGCAGCAACTCTTGCAGTCCAGTGTCAGCAGCGGTTCAAGCATTAATTAGCATTAGTGCACCTGTTATGGAGGATACTGTCACCCAAACAGACGTTCAATGTAAATTGGACAGTGGAGTTGCTTCCACGTCACAAACTGCGTTAAAAACTATTAATACTGAGATGACAGAGAATGCTAGCAAATTTGTTCCCTTATCGAAACCTTCATCAACATCGAATGAATATTCAGATCCAGTTTTTGCACCTATTCCAAAACCTGCAGTTGTATGCAGCACATATGCGAAGGAAGCAACTTCAAACACGAGTGCATCAAGCGAAATAGCTGAAGTTTTAATTGTGTCTAAAATGAACACAACTCAGTGCGAAACGAGCACTGTTGTCACGACTCATCAGCAAATTCTTCCTGAAATCCAGTCTGACCTGTCAAACGGCAACTTTCTTGACACAACATCAACTGTAAGTGCTTCAGTGACTTCGATGCACCATCTCAATAACCTGACAAGTCATACGCAGAAGGTCTTTGACATTAGTAATAATTTAATATCAAAAAGTTTAACACAAGACGACCCCTTGCCTCATTTTAACTTATTACTTGGCACGTCTGGTTTGCCCGTGGAATTAACCTGCGGTTTACCATCACCATACACCAATCAGTTGACAGCCTCACCAATGGCTACAGTATATGGCAGCCAACAGGATAACAGCAGTCAATCTACCGCTCAGCAAGATGTTGTTACAACTGGAGCTCTAACAAACACAAATATTCTCAACGTTGCATCAATCTCCCACACAATGTCGTATCCCGAGCAGATATCTTCCGAAGAGCAGGTGTCGCTGGCTAACAACCTTCGTTTTCCAAACCAGTTACGTCCGATTTTGCCAAAACCGTACATGGAAAACTCTGCAGCAAATTTAACTGTTGTCTCAGTTATCCCTTCGTCTGGTGTTGTGTCAGCCAACACTGTTTCCCAGTTTTCTCCTTTGGTTAAATACGATGAAAGAAAAGCCATGCAATATAGTGTACCGCCAAgtcaaatatttacaaaattaaaccAAGCTGGCAACACAAATCAAATATCACCTTTGCAATTTGCTGCTATGTCACCACAGCACAGAGCATTTCTCAATCCAGCTTGTATTTTACCTGGTCAGAATTTAGATGCATTATTTTACACGCAACACAAAGATTTCAAATCGTTCAGTAATAGTATTACTTTACCCGTACAAAgcgaaaatcatttaaaaacaaaagttgcTATAAATCCAGGATTGTTTTTACCGTCGCAAGAAAAAAGAAGGATGTCCAATCCTGCTAAAAAAACTGAGAATAATGGAAGAGGTCATCTAGAAGTCGCGTCTGCTTTATTAAGCATGGGTACTGAGAGTGGACAAACAAATGACAACTCAAAAAGCAATGATGAAACTCAAAGTATGGAAGAAATAATTCACGACAGCCTAAAGAACGAATTCTGTCCTGTTACAGTGCAGTATACCGAGCAAGGTACCGTCAAAATTGATGATGTCGATATAGATCCAAAAAAGCACGTGATCACAAAAGGTGAGCCTACTAATTATTATGCAGACCTTGACCGTGTGCTGTACTGCTTGTAttaattataaaatgttttatctgGAATTCAGGGTATGAGTTAAAATTTTAACtatatattatttgttttttcaatGTTTGTATATTAGTTAAGAATCAATGCGATTGTGCTTTTTTAGATAACTTTTCTTGTGGTAAGTGTAACCGCGTATTCACGTCTGTGCTTTACCTTGCTCGTCACATCAAACGAGTGTGTCCAGACATGAGCCAACGGAAGTGGAAATGCGACCGATGCTCCAAAGCGTTTCGTCACCCATTCGGCTTGCAACAACATATTTACACACATACTGGTGAAAGACCTCATAAATGTGTGCAGTGTGCGAAGGCTTTTTATAGTGCAAACGATCTCCGCAGACATGAAAGGACACACTCAggtttgttattatttattgcAACTTTATTGCGATTTCAATCTTGGCCATAAAAAAGAGAAGCTCTGGTTAATTAACTATCGGAGAATTATATTTTGATTTCTGGTGACAggaaagtttttaatttattaattggCAACGGGTAAGTTCGAAGTTGGTAACATTTCGGGAATCTTTTATTGTTTTAccatactttaaaatttaaccATCTTACTCTACACGGACTCTACTGGATACGTTACTTCTCTTGGTTCAGAGTTTAATGAAGTTTCTGAGTATGCAATGTCATGCAAAACACTGTTTAATGTTATAGACGCTTAAAACACTTACAATGAAGGATAAACAAACGCATGCTTGTTAGTCCTGATTAAATTCCCGCTTAAGTTATGAAAATTATGAAAACGACGATTTTAATAGTCACTAAAATTTGCAGAATTGTCCCAAGACAAATTACATTTTagttaaactaaaaaaatttgtagtcccataaattaaagaaaattcgTAGCCcgttaaatttaatttgtgcCAAATATGTCAACCGCTTAATTATAACTCCATTAAAATTCCATTTTTCAAGTGTTTAGTTTTTCAAATTTGCTTTTCAAACTAAGGTAAAAATCTCGAAATCGAAACTTTTTGtcgtaaaataaaacacaaaaatttaagaaaagatTTTTGTGCAACGTtggttttaattttcttttgagTAAATGTTTATGATGTACTTTTCAGAAGTGTTCTTTATCTTGAAAGCAACATAAAACGTTCTATTTGCTCTTCGATTCAGGTGAACGTCCCTATCAGTGCAGCCATTGCGACAAGAGATTTTCAACTACGATCTCCTTGAGAACTCACACCTATATACACACTGGTGAGAGGCCACACAAGTGCCCACATTGCACGAAAACATTCGCAACATCATCCAAGTTAAGTCGACATATTGTAACTCATTCTGATAAGAGACCTTTTTCCTGCGACCAATGTGTAAAGACATTTAATCGATCAGGTATTATACACGTGAttgttagtttatttttttgtgaaactgTTGAAAAAAGGGCAAGCTTCTTAAACTAAGCGAAGGGAAAACAAATAGCTACAGTGCTTTAAAGGAACAATTATCTGCTAAAGaaaattttgcgattttttttttaacttttaaaaatatgttatacgccaaaaaaattcttgttttgtcAAAAATGACAATTTGTTTTGAAACCATTATAGGCGATCTCCGTCGTCATTATATTCAGCAGCATGGTAAAGCCCACGAACTTCTTGATTGCGACCAGTGCAATAAAGTATTTGCCACGCAGAAATGTCTACAGCATCACAAGACCACTCACAACAGAGATCATGCTCCTGTAGTCGCAAATCAACTAGTCAACACTGACCAAGAAACTTATAATTCACCTTCACAGTTTTAATCAGATCTCGCCATCGTTTCTGTTCCggttatttataaaataatttacatGTTACAAAAAAATCGGCAGAAAAACAGAGGATTAGTGTGCACTCTTTTCAGGGAGTTGAAACATTCGTAATCAGGTTCCTTTAATTTGTAAATACTGTTGATTTGGCGTTCCGTccgcattttgttttttcttcgttGTTATAAATCGCGCAGCATTTTTCCCCGTAAATCttttattcttatatttttattaaaccaaaatatcagtaatttatatatttatttttcttattataaaTGTATGTTATGTATATAACATTTTATATAGattaattaacaaaatttgtaACACTGTCTAAAAGATGGGACTTTCTAAAGATATAAACTTTgtttcaaattttcttttgaaactTCAAATAAACCaattataaattaaatttcCGACACTTTAGTCTACTCTTATCACCTCTACTTGCAATTTTTTCGACCACAACTTTTAAACTAAATCTGCCCTGGTTATTGGTCTTTTAATCTGATTTCAAAAACATGTCcgattaaaaaaatacattgccTTGTTTCGTTGCGTTATCAGAAATTCGTGCGCTGGCGTGAGAGGAAAACTAGGGAGGAGGGTGCTTTGTGTTTTTTTCCAGTCACGTAATACAAATCTTTTTCTAAGACCTTAAGCAAAGATCAAGTAGATTATCTTTTCTATCATAAACCAAAGCGTTTTCGGTGGTACAAACATATTTTCCCTGCTTTGGAggtgtttattcttttttcacACAATAaccaatattaaaaaattaactaaaaagtGGTTACGAATGGTGAATCCGATTTGACAAAATGTAGCCTCTATAATTTTTGATGTAACTAAATTACCCACTTTTCTTACTTCACGCTTTTGCGAAAGAAACCGTTACAACTTAGCCTTCGAAAAGATTTTGCATTCTGCAAGAAAAACGTTTGCGGTTATACGAAAACAAATTATCTTGCGGTTGATCGAAATACTGGAAAACCTTTTCCAGGATATTGCTACTACTACACGTAGTGCATactccggcgcactttaaatgaATCGGCTTGTTACAGACGGATTTGAGGAGGAGCTGCGACCTGCATTTAAAACGTACACTTTATCATACCACCAATCTGTTAATAGTGGCAGAGAAAagtatattgcttttaaaaatatatttctaatatttttacaaaaattttcacatgtaaaaagttttaaaacttcAACTACTAAATTAGTTCTTCGCAGCTTAGTTTGAAAATTTCGATCCCAATTCCAGTTACTCCGACATAAATGCACCGCCTACAAATAAAGAACAAGATGCTGAAgttgaaattatttcaatgtTTAAACTTTCGTAGTTTTTTTGGCAAAATCGCGAAATTAATTCTCgcactgtctgtctgtctgtctgtttgtcgtctgtctgtctgtctgtctgtctgtctgtctgtctgtctgtctgtctgtctgtctgtctgtctgtctgtctgtctgtctgtctgtc
This window contains:
- the LOC130644388 gene encoding uncharacterized protein LOC130644388, which encodes MSFLPRRSSRSRPNSRSTTPNLEIASPVRKRKVKNLKTLYGKMSGKTIEALSKMTESANKKATDKSSSKQFGGIKNMKLSDFSLNEDEINVTKSPGTSKSIYTGAGIKLDAFDCFHRVLNECVYDYTFSIADAALILKQLTPDIIKKIVPLMSQQQSPRKIPPKQEDKTEYYEGAIDLEVSEINTENKEQLHSSTKYSMKRPDASRPTRMLSPGSNSCSPVSAAVQALISISAPVMEDTVTQTDVQCKLDSGVASTSQTALKTINTEMTENASKFVPLSKPSSTSNEYSDPVFAPIPKPAVVCSTYAKEATSNTSASSEIAEVLIVSKMNTTQCETSTVVTTHQQILPEIQSDLSNGNFLDTTSTVSASVTSMHHLNNLTSHTQKVFDISNNLISKSLTQDDPLPHFNLLLGTSGLPVELTCGLPSPYTNQLTASPMATVYGSQQDNSSQSTAQQDVVTTGALTNTNILNVASISHTMSYPEQISSEEQVSLANNLRFPNQLRPILPKPYMENSAANLTVVSVIPSSGVVSANTVSQFSPLVKYDERKAMQYSVPPSQIFTKLNQAGNTNQISPLQFAAMSPQHRAFLNPACILPGQNLDALFYTQHKDFKSFSNSITLPVQSENHLKTKVAINPGLFLPSQEKRRMSNPAKKTENNGRGHLEVASALLSMGTESGQTNDNSKSNDETQSMEEIIHDSLKNEFCPVTVQYTEQGTVKIDDVDIDPKKHVITKDNFSCGKCNRVFTSVLYLARHIKRVCPDMSQRKWKCDRCSKAFRHPFGLQQHIYTHTGERPHKCVQCAKAFYSANDLRRHERTHSGERPYQCSHCDKRFSTTISLRTHTYIHTGERPHKCPHCTKTFATSSKLSRHIVTHSDKRPFSCDQCVKTFNRSGDLRRHYIQQHGKAHELLDCDQCNKVFATQKCLQHHKTTHNRDHAPVVANQLVNTDQETYNSPSQF